aaccggctatagaggataagtctgatgtgtgggtcacattcttagTTCTCACTAACTGAGAGAGAGATCcccacacccaccgcaccagatacactcacagcctgtgactggaactgggtgttataggagttttagaggatatttaatgcggtaattaaggacacaatcagcagctctgtgttatgatcagggtaaatcatttcagaaaagattacattctgtcctgggatgtacagaagttgtggaatttCAGTTTTGGGACAAAAACAACCCTGAATAGTtacatcaattgtctggtgagaaacagtttactgccatttttaaatgctgtgtgtaggagcaacacgtctgttttaCGTATTTATCATGATAATccgtcacgtgagtggggacgtggtaaaagcgaagggaataagttacgtattcgtactttgttctgggctgttttgatCCTGGGAGTGGCAGAtgccatatcttttgttgaccgattcactgcagtttaatttacgatgaattatgctgaaattttatcgtttaaatattgtatgttgctgataaaggatcgaatatctGTCTCCGACATTTTAGAATGTCATTAGCAgagtgattggaggttcgtcatgcaaggagaatactctgtgtgaggacaccagcagcggcaattgatttgttggaattggccgctgtgctgtgtttagttcaagtataccactgttcatttagttcaatttaacagaaataaattgaaatgtaatccctcaccttgagaaatatcacactgtcttcctgatccatctgttcctttaactttgagatttcctcctgaataatcctcatattctcttgaatctctcgaAGGTTTTTCTCCATTGAATTTAGAATCCTCGCCTCTTCCTTCCTGAggtccctgagtaagctctgctctttctcagtgataatctggcgcagttcagcaaactgggatgtgacgtgggtctgaacgctgtgtgactgtttctgtcgaatgaaaggtgaagattagtttactgcgttgctgtgttgtatttccttttgATATGAAGgtgaccattcggtccattggggtccatactacatctgagacattcccgtcaaccccattccctcacgctttcctgaaacctattctccctcattgacccattaactccctcctgattcacatccaccctccccccacattcacagggttaattgataattaaccattcatccagcatgtccttggaaagtgtctgaaactgtcatggccacagggagagcatgcaaactccacacagacagcagcagaggtcaggatcgaacccaggtcactggaactgtgatactctgctattctgcattaaatggagcaaaactcgacagtaatatcagaaattccgctcaggaagcctcacccgaactccggaaatcttctctttctgttgctgctccttttcctggaagtctgatttcttttttgtgagagagtctaaggaagattttagctgatcctggaagtcagagagtgaaggaaatagaaacaaagatgcatcaaaagaaacaggtgatcaaacccgattatcacacaaaatgccggaggaacacagtgagtcaggcagcatctattccggggaaataaacagtcggtgtttcgggatgagacccttcattaggactgggaaggaatggggcagaagccagaataaaaaggtttggggatgagaaccagctgacaggtgacgggtgagacaacatgagggggaacgtgggggagagtgatgaagtgagaagctgagaggggacaggtggaagtggtaaagggctggagatgaaggaatctaatacgagagggcaatcgaccatggaagaaacgggaagaacggggctgtttgcggccctgaacggcgacgagggaggaggttacgagtcaggtgtagcacttgtccagtttgcaggtgtcagtgcctggagggagatcagtggggaggagcgagtggatcagggcgatacagtacggcGAGCGATTCCtacagagagcggagagttgcggggtgcggaggtgggctgtgggacggagaggcGGTAGAATCCCATCGGATATGGCGGAAattgcagagagtgatgtgttcGTTTTGGAGGCTCATGTGATGTTTTGTAGGACAAGACAAAATAGGTTGAGTATCAAATTAACGTtacttttaccttgtagattttaacagcttctttaatcggcatgaagcggtgttctctgtgttcctgcgcatctctacagatcagacagatcagtgtcttgtccgtttcacaaaacagcttcagttcttcctcatgttcctcgcagtgaagtttactttccttccctttcggatccaggtttagatttcgagcttcttcagccagatttgctaaggcccgactgGCCCTGAGGGTGCGGCCAGCAAGCACCTCTCTACATTTCGGGCAGGAgttcctctcctccctttcccaatactgtgtgatacaagagcgacagaagttgtgtccacactgcAGTggcaccggatcggtgaagaaatccaggcagatgggacaagttacctcctcgctcaaactctcggcctgtcctttcgaagccatgttaactccggcacttcctgattcagaatgctttcacgtTCGGGGAGcagctgatcccctgcagtaccgcgattgtccactacgcgctcTGCAGACTCGTGGAATGAACAGGGTTTTGCTGGTTGTGTTCAGTGGAAAATCTAGCCATttctatgtttagtgtgggatcaaaaacacattaaagACAAAAACACATTTAACACATTAAATgggcaacagataagaaaactaggccatggactgtctaagcccggctacgagcaGAGGAGGATTGGCCATATGGCATATGGCCAACTCTTAAAAACCCAgtgcgacaaaaacgtcagctgaatctccaaaggcctcatccctgcggtcggagggaccttcccctggaagacgattgaagtcctgcgctgaaaggagaagccatgtgcccccctggggtggttcactactacaataactgtgaggcttcctcagccaacccggccactccctgtccagtgtagaggatccctgtagttccagtg
The sequence above is drawn from the Hemitrygon akajei unplaced genomic scaffold, sHemAka1.3 Scf000044, whole genome shotgun sequence genome and encodes:
- the LOC140720543 gene encoding zinc-binding protein A33-like; amino-acid sequence: MASKGQAESLSEEVTCPICLDFFTDPVPLQCGHNFCRSCITQYWEREERNSCPKCREVLAGRTLRASRALANLAEEARNLNLDPKGKESKLHCEEHEEELKLFCETDKTLICLICRDAQEHREHRFMPIKEAVKIYKDQLKSSLDSLTKKKSDFQEKEQQQKEKISGVRKQSHSVQTHVTSQFAELRQIITEKEQSLLRDLRKEEARILNSMEKNLREIQENMRIIQEEISKLKEQMDQEDSVIFLKEEARRNRRISDDVQELSVTDEALPVEKFYHPYLLDTVLREKLDAIKRVSVTLDVETANPRLEVSEDRKSVRWTGSWRNLPDTGKRFTHWACVLGSEGFTSGRHYWEVEVTGNRSWWLGVAAESVKRKGWVSLRPETGFWVIGRYGDVLHRDYDVFRVLTSPGARLPAGPIPGRVGVYLSYESGTVSFYNAETKSHLHTFTGNKFTGKLYPFSATWDGNQWLRVCSGSALGL